AGTGCGCCGTATTCGGCGTGTACGGCCATCCCGAGGCGGCCAACCTCGCATATCTCGGCCTGTACGCCATGCAGCACCGCGGGCAGGAAAGCTCCGGCATTGTCACCTCCGACCGCGCCTCGCATTACGCCGAGATCGGCATGGGGCTGGTGGCGGATATTTTCAGCAAAGATAAAATAGAACTCCTCCGCGGCGACCTGGCCATCGGCCACAACCGCTATTCCACCACCGGCGAATCGTTGCTGAAAAACGCGCAGCCGGTCGCGATCAATTATTCGCTGGGGGCGCTGGCGGTGGCGCACAACGGCAATCTGGTGAACGCCGCCGAGGCCCGCAGCCGACTTGAAGATGCCGGCTCGATCTTCCGCAGCAGCATCGATACCGAGGTGATCGTCCACCTCATCGCCAAGTCGGCCGCGGGGAATTTCATCTCCCGCGCGGTGGACGCGCTCATGCAGGTGCAGGGGGCCTACTCGCTGCTGTTGATGACCGAAGAGGAGATGGTGGCGGTGCGCGACCCGAACGGCTTCCGCCCGCTGGCGATGGGGAAGCTGGACGGCGCGGCGGTGTTCGCCTCGGAGACCTGCGCGTTCGATCTCATCGGCGCGGAATACGTGCGCGACGTGAACCCCGGCGAGATGGTCGTCGTTTCGCCCGAGGGGGTGCGGTCGTTCTATCCGTTTCCGAAGCGCCGCCCGTCGCACTGCGTTTTTGAGTTCATCTATTTCGCCCGGCCCGATTCGATGGTCTTTGGGGAATCGGTTTATGGAATACGCAAGGCTTTCGGGCGCGAGTTGTCCAAGGAAAACCCGGTCAAGGCGGATATCGTCATCCCCGTCCCCGATTCCGGCGTGCCGGCCGCCATGGGGTACGCCGAGGAATCCGGCATCCCGTTCGAGATGGGGCTGATCCGCAACCACTATGTGGGGCGCACGTTCATCGAGCCGTCGCAGCAGATACGCCATTTCGGGGTGAAGATAAAGCTCAACCCGATCAAAAAGCTGAT
The genomic region above belongs to Nitrospinota bacterium and contains:
- a CDS encoding amidophosphoribosyltransferase; the encoded protein is MIRNEEGKFHDQCAVFGVYGHPEAANLAYLGLYAMQHRGQESSGIVTSDRASHYAEIGMGLVADIFSKDKIELLRGDLAIGHNRYSTTGESLLKNAQPVAINYSLGALAVAHNGNLVNAAEARSRLEDAGSIFRSSIDTEVIVHLIAKSAAGNFISRAVDALMQVQGAYSLLLMTEEEMVAVRDPNGFRPLAMGKLDGAAVFASETCAFDLIGAEYVRDVNPGEMVVVSPEGVRSFYPFPKRRPSHCVFEFIYFARPDSMVFGESVYGIRKAFGRELSKENPVKADIVIPVPDSGVPAAMGYAEESGIPFEMGLIRNHYVGRTFIEPSQQIRHFGVKIKLNPIKKLIEGKRVVVVDDSIVRGTTSRKIINLIRQAGAREVHLRISSPPTTNPCYYGIDTPRKEELIAANKSVAEIQRYLGCESLSYLANERMLNVFGAHGADFCTACFNGAYPVPLPGMDIRQPGLFESLSGAPR